Within Microbacterium proteolyticum, the genomic segment GATCGCGTCGGCAGGAGGACCTGGTCACCGAAGTGCTCGACGCGGTCGACTTCGGCGTCATCCGCATCACCGCGCAGGGCGAGTACTCGGTGAGCAACGAGGCGCACGCGCGGTTGCAGGCCGGCGCCGGATCACTCGGCCCCGCGCCGGCGGTGTACGCCGCAGACGGCATCACCCCGCTCGTCGCGAGCGAGACGCCGTTCGCGCGCGCTCGCGCCGGGGAGGCATTCGAGGGGGAGCTCGTGTGGTTCGGGATGCCGGGCGACGACCGCCGCGCTCTGAACGTGACGGCGCGGCATCTCCCCGCGCGCGACGGCGTCGGTGCGGGCACCGTCGTCGTCTCGCGCGATGTGACGGCCGAGGAACTGGCGCTCCGAGCCCGCGAGGACCTGGTGGCGAGCGTCTCGCACGAGCTGCGCACGCCCCTCACCTCGATCATCGGCTACCTCGAACTCGCCCTCGACGACGATGCCCTGGCGGGCGCGACGCGTGAGCAACTGGAGATCGCCGAGCGCAACGCCACGCGTCTTCGCGAACTCGTGGCCGACATCCTCGCGATGTCGGCGGCCTCCCGGCACGGGGTCGGGTTCGCGCTCGAACCGGCCGCGACCGACGTCGCCGACATCGTCGCGGGTGCCGTCACCTCGGTGGCGCCGCGCGCGGCGGCGCACGGCATCCGGGTGGACGCCTCCGGTGTGCGTTCGTGCCCGGCCGTCGTCGACGCGCACCGTCTGCGGCAGGTCGTCGACAATCTCCTGTCCAACGCCGTGAAGTACAACACCAGCGGCGGGGTCGTGCTCGTCTCCGTCGAGCGCGAGGCCGACACGGTCCTCATCACGGTCGCCGACGACGGGCCCGGAATCTCGCCGAGCGAGCAAGGGCGCATCTTCGAGCGGTTCTTCCGCGCGGACACCGTGCGCAACTCCAGCATCCACGGCAGCGGCCTGGGCCTGGCGATCAGCCGGGACATCGCGCGTGCCCACGGCGGCGACATCACGCTGACGACCGAGCCCGGGGCAGGGTCGGTCTTCACCGTGCATCTTCCGCAGAAGGAAGGAGCGGCGTCATGGTCTTCGACGTCCTGAGCCTGCAGACGGCCTCGTCCCTGGTCATCCTGGTGTCGGCCGTGCTGTACCTGCTCGACACCCTCATGCTGCGCGACGCTCTCCCGGGGCGGCTCTGGGCGACGGCATTCCTCGCCGGGGTCTTCTCCGCGGTGTGCTATCTGGTGTGGGTCTCCGTGCCCGGGGCGTTCGTCGCCCTCGCCCTCGGCAACGGGGCGTTCGTCGCGGCGACGGCGTTCATCTGGCTCGGCAGTGTGGCCTTCAACGGGCGACCGCTGCGGATCCCGCTCATCATCACCGCGGTCGGTCTCGTCATCGTCGTGGTGCTCGCCCTCGTCGACGGGCCTTCGGCGGGCGACTGGGCGGGAGCGGTGCCCCTGTTCCTCGCCAATGCGCTGTTCGCCGTGCTCGGGGCGATCGAGACGCGACGCGGCGCCATCGGACGACGATGGAGCGCGGCGGCTCTGACGACGATCCTGGCCATCGAGGCCGCCTGGTTCTTCGTCCGCACGATCGTGTTCGTGTCCCAGGGGCCGGACAGCCCGGTATTCCTGACCTACTTCGGCACCAGCGTCTCCGCCTTCCTCACGATGTCCCTCGTGGTGGCCGCTGTCGTGGTCACCTCCGTCCTGCGCACGAGCGAATCCGCCCTGCGCGGCAACCCCGAGACGCGCCAGCTCATCGTCGACCGCAACGGAGTCCTGCTCCGCGAGTCGTTCGGTGCGGTCCTCACCATCCTCGTGGCGCGCGCCCGAGCAGCCGGAGAGGACCTGTGCGTCATCGGCATCCGGGTGGACGATCTGCGGCGGGTGGCCACCGCCTTCGGTCCCGAGGAGGCGGAGGAGATGGCGCGGGCGTTCCGCGGCTCCGTGCGGCGGCACGCCCCGACGATGGCACTCGTGGGGGAGACGGACGCGACGGGCCTCTCGGTCGCCTTCTCGACGACGGGGGCCACCGACCATCGACGGATCGTCCGTGTGCTTCACGAGCGGCTCGTCGCCGATCTCTCGGACCTCGGGACCTCCGTCGTGCCGGTGGTGGGGATCGGCGTGGCGCTCGCCTCGGTCGACGGCGCGGACGGTCCGACCCTCGTCGACCGAGCGGATGCGAACGCGAGCCACGCCGCGTCGACGGGCGAGCAGCCGTTCGGCCTCGCGACCGACTGAGGGCGGGGCGATCAGTCCTCGTCGTCCGCGGCCACGAGGGCGTGCACACGGGCGCGGAGCTCACGAGGACGGAACGGCTTCGTGAGGTAGTCGTCGGCGCCGGCCTCACGCGCGAGCCGTTCTTCCGTGGCATCCACTCGGGCGCTCACCATCAGGATGCGCGTCGTGCTGAACTCCCGGATGCGCCGAGCCGTCTCGAAACCGTCGAGTCCGGGCATGCTGACGTCCAGCGTGGTGACCGCGGGGTCGGTGCGTCGGACCGTCTCGATGCCGGTGAGACCGTCGACGGCGGTGTGCACGACGAAGCCCACCGGTTCGAGGGTCGCCGTGAGCAGCGATCGGATGTCGACGTCGTCCTCGATGACGACCACGACGTTCGGATTCGGCATGATGACACTCTCGCCAACCGGTCGGAGGGCGCGGATGCGGCCTTGATCGAATGGTAGACCACCCCGGATGGCACCGGACCCGGGCGTGGCGGCTGTGGCATCCTCGAGGGGTGACCCTCCTCGCGCTGACCGGCGGAATCGCGTCCGGAAAGTCCACGATCTCCCGGATTCTCGCCGAGAAGGGCGCGGTGATCGTGGATGCGGATGCGATCGTCCGCGAGGTGCAGGCGCCCGGTTCGCCGGTGCTCGCCGCGATCGCCGCGGAGTTCGGACCCGAGGTGCTGCGGCCCGACGGATCGCTCGACCGGCCCGCGCTGGGAGCACGCGTCTTCGGTCATCCCGAGCGGCTCGCCGCGCTGAATGCGCTGGTGCACCCCGCGGTGCGGGAGGAGTCGCAGCGGCGATTCCGCGCGGCGCTCTCCGCCGATCCCGGCGCCCTGGTCGTCTACGACGTCCCGCTCCTCGCGGAATCCCGCGGGACCGGCGAATGGGACCTCGTCGTCGTGGCCCACGCTCCGGCCGAGCTGCGCGTGCGGCGGCTCGTCGATCATCGCGGCCTCTCCGAGGCGGAGGCCCGCGCCCGGGTCGCCGCCCAGGCCGGTGACGACGAACGATTGGCGCTCGCGGACGTCGTGATCGACACGGCCGGCGACATGGATGCCACGCGACGCCAGGTCGACGAGCTGTGGGACCGCGTCTCGCGGGACTGAGCCGCCACGGTCCCGCTCCCGGGCGGCGATCCCCTCGGAGAGTCGACGAACGCGTCGCCGGGCGTCGGTCCGTCGAGCACCCCGCTCGCGCATGGCGAACAGCACGCCGGCCCCGATGTCGGAGGCCCCGCCTACGCTGGAATCATGCAGGCCACGCGTTCCGTCCGCCCCTTCGAGGTCATCAGCGAGTACTCCCCGTCCGGTGATCAGCCGCAGGCGATCGCCGACCTGGCCGCGCGGATCAACGCCGGCGAGACCGACGTCGTGCTGCTCGGCGCCACCGGTACCGGAAAGTCGGCGACGACCGCCTGGCTCGTCGAAGCCGTCCAGCGCCCGACGCTCGTCCTGGCCCACAACAAGACGCTCGCGGCCCAGCTGGCCAACGAGTTCCGCGAACTCATGCCCAATAACGCCGTCGAGTACTTCGTCTCGTACTACGACTACTACCAGCCGGAGGCGTACGTCCCGCAGACCGATACGTTCATCGAGAAGGACTCCTCGATCAACGCCGAGGTCGAGCGTCTTCGCCACTCGACGACGAACTCCCTGCTGTCGCGTCGCGACGTCGTCGTGGTGTCCACGGTGTCCTGCATCTACGGCCTCGGCGCGCCCGAGGAGTACCTGCGGGCCATGGTCGCGCTGCAGGTGGGGGAGCGGTACGACCGCGACGCCCTGATCCGCAAGTTCATCGCGATGCAGTACAACCGCAACGACGTCGATTTCTCGCGCGGCAACTTCCGCGTCCGCGGCGACACGATCGAGATCATCCCGGTGTACGAGGAGTACGCGATCCGCATCGAGATGTTCGGTGACGAGATCGAGGCGCTGTACATGCTGCATCCGCTGACGGGAGACGTGGTCCAGAAGATGGATTCCGTGCCGATCTTCCCCGCCTCGCACTACGTCGCCGGGACCGACACCGTGCAGCGCGCGATCGGCACCATCGAGCACGAGCTGGCCGAACGGCTCAAGGAACTCGAGTCGCAGAGCAAGCTCCTCGAGGCGCAGCGGCTGCGGATGCGCACCACGTTCGACCTCGAGATGCTGCAGCAGCTGGGCTTCTGCTCGGGCATCGAGAACTACTCGCGGCACCTCGACGGCCGCAATCCGGGAGATCCGCCGCACACGCTGCTGGACTTCTTCCCCGACGACTTCCTGCTCGTCATCGACGAGTCGCACGTGACCGTCCCGCAGATCGGGGCGATGTACGAGGGCGACGCGTCCCGCAAGCGCACGCTCGTCGAGCACGGCTTCCGTCTGCCGAGCGCGATGGACAACCGCCCGCTGCGCTGGGACGAGTTCAAGAACCGGATCGGGCAGACGGTGTACCTGTCGGCGACGCCCGGGCGCTACGAGATGGGCATCGCCGACGGCGTGGTCGAGCAGATCATCCGCCCGACCGGCCTCGTCGACCCCGAGATCGTCGTGAAGCCCTCGAAGGGACAGATCGACGACCTGCTCGAGCAGATCCGTCTGCGCGTCGAACGCGACGAGCGCGTCCTGGTGACGACACTGACCAAGAAGATGGCGGAGGAGCTCACCGACTTCCTGGGGGAGCACGGTGTGCGCGTGCGGTACCTGCACTCCGACGTCGACACCCTTCGACGCGTGGAACTGCTCACGGAACTCCGGGCCGGCGTGTACGACGTCCTCGTCGGCATCAACCTGCTGCGCGAGGGTCTCGACCTGCCCGAGGTGTCTCTCGTCGCGATCCTGGATGCCGACAAGGAAGGGTTCCTGCGCAGCGGGACCTCCCTCATCCAGACGATCGGTCGCGCCGCCCGCAACGTGTCGGGCGAGGTGCACATGTACGCCGACAAGATGACCGACTCGATGCGGAACGCCATCGAGGAGACCGAGCGACGCCGGGAGAAGCAGATCGCCTACAACACGGCGAACGGCATCGACCCGCAGCCGCTGCGGAAGAAGATCGCCGACATCACCGAGGTGCTTGCGAGAGAGGCCTCCGACACCCGGAGCCTGCTGTCCCGCAACGACAAAGCGGGGAAGGGCAAGTCGCCGACACCGCAGCTGCGCCGCACCGGGATCGCCGCCGAAGGTGCCGATCAGTTGGAGTCGACGATCGCCGACCTCACCCAGCAGATGCTGGCGGCGGCGGGCGAGCTCAAGTTCGAGCTCGCGGGACGCCTGCGCGATGAGGTGCAGGACCTGAAGAAGGAGCTCCGCGCGATGGAGCGCGCCGGCCACGCCTGAGCGGCCGACGGCGGGGGAGCGACGGGACGCGATCATGGAGCAGAGGATCTCGTTGATCACCCTCGGCGTCGCCGATCTTCGACGATCGGTCGCCTTCTACGAGCGCCTCGGCTGGCGACGGTCGCCGAGTTCGGTCGAAGGGGAGGTCGCCTTCTTCGATCTGGGGGGCATGGTCCTCGGGTTGTGGTCGCGGGAGAAGCTCGCGGCCGACTCGACCGTGACCGACGGGCGCGGATGGGGCGGCGTGACCCTGGCCCACAACGTGCGCGAGCCCGACGAGGTGGATGCCGTCCTGACGGAGGCCGTGGCTGCCGGTGCGACGCTCGGCCGGCCGGGCGCCCCGACGGAGTGGGGCGGTTACTCGGGCGTCTTCGTCGATCCGGACGGTCATCCGTGGGAGATCGCGGTCAACCCGGGGTGGCCGCTCGATTCCGATGGAGGACCGCGGCTGCCGTGACGCGACATCGAGCCCGGTGACGAACGCGGCCCCACGGCCGCGCAGCCGTCACGGGCAGTGCAGCCGTCACGGGCAGTGCAGGAGTGGCTTCACGCCCGACCGGTCGACGCTGTGCTCGGACATCGGATGACCGCACAGGGGGCACGGGCGTCCGGTGCGCACCGGTTCGGGCGTCGTCTCGTACGGGCCGACCGAGGCGGGTCCGGCGACGCGGATCAGGCGTGTGTTGATGTACTGGTACCACCCGCCGGCGGCCCGCACGCGTTCGCGCAGCGGGGGCCGGTCGGCATCCTTTTGTGCCATGATCATTAGTGTACTAAG encodes:
- the uvrB gene encoding excinuclease ABC subunit UvrB, translating into MQATRSVRPFEVISEYSPSGDQPQAIADLAARINAGETDVVLLGATGTGKSATTAWLVEAVQRPTLVLAHNKTLAAQLANEFRELMPNNAVEYFVSYYDYYQPEAYVPQTDTFIEKDSSINAEVERLRHSTTNSLLSRRDVVVVSTVSCIYGLGAPEEYLRAMVALQVGERYDRDALIRKFIAMQYNRNDVDFSRGNFRVRGDTIEIIPVYEEYAIRIEMFGDEIEALYMLHPLTGDVVQKMDSVPIFPASHYVAGTDTVQRAIGTIEHELAERLKELESQSKLLEAQRLRMRTTFDLEMLQQLGFCSGIENYSRHLDGRNPGDPPHTLLDFFPDDFLLVIDESHVTVPQIGAMYEGDASRKRTLVEHGFRLPSAMDNRPLRWDEFKNRIGQTVYLSATPGRYEMGIADGVVEQIIRPTGLVDPEIVVKPSKGQIDDLLEQIRLRVERDERVLVTTLTKKMAEELTDFLGEHGVRVRYLHSDVDTLRRVELLTELRAGVYDVLVGINLLREGLDLPEVSLVAILDADKEGFLRSGTSLIQTIGRAARNVSGEVHMYADKMTDSMRNAIEETERRREKQIAYNTANGIDPQPLRKKIADITEVLAREASDTRSLLSRNDKAGKGKSPTPQLRRTGIAAEGADQLESTIADLTQQMLAAAGELKFELAGRLRDEVQDLKKELRAMERAGHA
- the coaE gene encoding dephospho-CoA kinase; protein product: MTLLALTGGIASGKSTISRILAEKGAVIVDADAIVREVQAPGSPVLAAIAAEFGPEVLRPDGSLDRPALGARVFGHPERLAALNALVHPAVREESQRRFRAALSADPGALVVYDVPLLAESRGTGEWDLVVVAHAPAELRVRRLVDHRGLSEAEARARVAAQAGDDERLALADVVIDTAGDMDATRRQVDELWDRVSRD
- a CDS encoding VOC family protein encodes the protein MEQRISLITLGVADLRRSVAFYERLGWRRSPSSVEGEVAFFDLGGMVLGLWSREKLAADSTVTDGRGWGGVTLAHNVREPDEVDAVLTEAVAAGATLGRPGAPTEWGGYSGVFVDPDGHPWEIAVNPGWPLDSDGGPRLP
- a CDS encoding response regulator transcription factor; the encoded protein is MPNPNVVVVIEDDVDIRSLLTATLEPVGFVVHTAVDGLTGIETVRRTDPAVTTLDVSMPGLDGFETARRIREFSTTRILMVSARVDATEERLAREAGADDYLTKPFRPRELRARVHALVAADDED
- a CDS encoding sensor histidine kinase — translated: MSGPSPSERLGLHRSLLTSQLLQAAATVLAAVATLVLGQIEDVTLFVAGAGMIFVCAGIVVLSPRDDLPSWLILVAPVVDVAAIGLMRESAPVAGIGLLWAFPAIWIGSAFGVRGVVGVTATVAAIIAYQAFDGSQRVAASTFVLPFTLAALATMSHFAARRTRAQRALLEKQSAELRRSLERSRRQEDLVTEVLDAVDFGVIRITAQGEYSVSNEAHARLQAGAGSLGPAPAVYAADGITPLVASETPFARARAGEAFEGELVWFGMPGDDRRALNVTARHLPARDGVGAGTVVVSRDVTAEELALRAREDLVASVSHELRTPLTSIIGYLELALDDDALAGATREQLEIAERNATRLRELVADILAMSAASRHGVGFALEPAATDVADIVAGAVTSVAPRAAAHGIRVDASGVRSCPAVVDAHRLRQVVDNLLSNAVKYNTSGGVVLVSVEREADTVLITVADDGPGISPSEQGRIFERFFRADTVRNSSIHGSGLGLAISRDIARAHGGDITLTTEPGAGSVFTVHLPQKEGAASWSSTS